One Gammaproteobacteria bacterium DNA segment encodes these proteins:
- a CDS encoding TIGR03747 family integrating conjugative element membrane protein, which yields MPTLRSRGRAPVASESAADPRRREVRQGLLSTLLTTVAQGIQWLILSLVFSVIIEWVGMVFWWPDEGLEHSRDMLAAEIGYLQADFGRSLVSSDPAQFTKTVADRTYYVLFEFTRVADLIEWVASAPVPGESGLRSRLHGAFQPVAEYVLAAMQVTQVFSVRLAVLALAMPVFVMFTLVAIVDGLVKRDLRRWGGGRESSFVYHWAKRSALPLLVLTWVIYLALPFSLHPSFVVLPFATLFALSVAVTASAFKKYL from the coding sequence ATGCCGACGCTCCGGTCACGGGGGAGGGCGCCGGTGGCATCTGAGTCTGCCGCAGATCCAAGACGCCGGGAGGTCCGTCAAGGGTTGTTATCGACTCTCCTGACTACCGTCGCTCAGGGCATCCAATGGCTCATTCTGTCGCTGGTGTTCTCGGTGATCATCGAATGGGTGGGCATGGTCTTCTGGTGGCCGGACGAGGGCCTCGAGCACAGCCGCGACATGCTGGCTGCCGAGATCGGCTACCTCCAGGCCGACTTCGGCCGCAGCCTGGTCAGTTCGGATCCCGCCCAATTCACCAAGACCGTCGCGGACCGGACCTACTACGTCCTGTTCGAGTTCACCCGAGTGGCCGACCTCATCGAGTGGGTCGCCAGTGCCCCGGTGCCCGGTGAGTCGGGGCTGCGGTCACGGCTGCATGGCGCATTTCAGCCGGTCGCCGAGTACGTGCTCGCCGCGATGCAGGTCACGCAGGTGTTCTCGGTCCGGCTGGCTGTTCTGGCGCTCGCCATGCCGGTGTTCGTGATGTTCACCCTGGTCGCCATCGTCGACGGCCTCGTGAAACGGGATCTGCGCCGGTGGGGCGGGGGACGTGAGAGTTCCTTCGTCTATCACTGGGCGAAACGCTCGGCGCTGCCGCTGCTGGTTCTCACCTGGGTGATTTACCTCGCGCTGCCGTTCAGTCTGCACCCGAGTTTCGTCGTGCTGCCGTTCGCGACGCTGTTCGCCCTGAGCGTGGCCGTCACGGCGAGCGCGTTCAAGAAGTATCTATAA
- a CDS encoding lytic transglycosylase domain-containing protein, which translates to MPEGYRRVAVAHGIPSALFYAVALAESGQHVEHLRTTRPWPWTLNIQGEGRYFPTRQAAVVAAREALGEGRRSIDIGLMQVNWAYHRAALRSVEAAVDPYHNLDVGAGILAGCFRRRGDWWAAVGCYHAPNDADRAARYRERVKRIWSRLTAMG; encoded by the coding sequence GTGCCCGAAGGGTACCGGCGCGTCGCGGTGGCCCATGGGATCCCGAGCGCGCTGTTCTACGCCGTCGCGCTCGCCGAGAGTGGCCAACACGTCGAACACCTGCGCACCACCCGGCCGTGGCCCTGGACCCTCAACATACAGGGCGAGGGGCGCTACTTTCCCACTCGCCAGGCGGCGGTGGTCGCCGCGCGTGAGGCGCTTGGCGAGGGGCGCCGATCGATCGATATCGGCCTCATGCAGGTCAATTGGGCGTACCACAGGGCGGCGCTGCGCTCGGTCGAGGCGGCCGTCGATCCCTACCATAATCTCGACGTAGGGGCGGGGATCCTCGCCGGGTGCTTCCGGAGACGGGGCGACTGGTGGGCGGCGGTCGGCTGCTACCACGCGCCGAATGATGCTGATCGGGCGGCCCGTTACCGCGAACGGGTGAAGCGGATCTGGTCCCGCCTCACGGCGATGGGGTAG
- the traD gene encoding type IV conjugative transfer system coupling protein TraD: MSLHPVEALLRPPVELWSALVAAATAMMALLAPWALMMPPGVAMAAAAALFLLAFVRSRQAWRVIRYQRNMRRLPSYKLRADRIPLSRHKLFLGRGFRWTQRHTQRLRDTLRPEVQHYVQPGPLYQWARRKEVAWEAVPVLSVGAWMLRQPRGWNPLKPLPAVGGTPALHAVEPDEQDVWMDLGERVGHTLVLGTTRVGKTRLAEILITQDIRRGDVVIVFDPKGDADLLRRVYAEARRAGRARDFTLFHLGFPEVSARYNAIGSFSRITEVATRIANQLPSEGNSAAFKEFAWRFVNIIARALVALGRRPDYQQIRRYINDIEPLFVEYAREHLRRNGEESWSEAVEEIAGKISERNLSSALKGRDRDGIALMRYLQAQDFYDPVLDGLVSAFKYDKTYFDKIVSSVGPLMEKLTTGKIAELISPDYLNGDDSRPIFEWLEVISRKGIVYVGLDALTDTTVASAVGNSMFADLVSVAGHIYKHGIHDPAEEGAAPQTTHLPTISMHADEFNELIGDEFVPLLNKAGGAGFQVTAYTQTWSDVEAKIGSRAKAGQVAGNFNTLIMLRVKELATAEMLTDQLPRVEAFTLMNVSGVNDSSDPMSGVDFQSRNEDRISVSEVPMLTPAELVRLPKGQAFALLEGGGLWKIRMPLPDDKGDPAMPPNLTAIANEMERTYITNDHWYRANETWWHAVSDADAPVTGEGAGGI; this comes from the coding sequence ATGAGTCTGCATCCCGTCGAGGCGTTGTTGCGCCCGCCGGTGGAACTCTGGTCGGCCCTGGTCGCGGCAGCAACGGCAATGATGGCCCTACTCGCGCCCTGGGCATTGATGATGCCGCCGGGTGTCGCCATGGCCGCGGCCGCGGCATTGTTCCTCTTGGCGTTTGTGCGTAGCCGCCAGGCGTGGCGGGTCATCCGCTACCAGCGCAACATGCGCCGCCTGCCGAGCTACAAGCTCCGGGCCGATCGCATTCCCCTCAGCCGCCACAAGCTGTTTCTCGGGCGCGGCTTTCGCTGGACCCAGCGCCACACGCAGCGCCTGCGCGACACCCTCCGTCCCGAAGTGCAGCACTATGTGCAGCCGGGTCCCCTCTACCAGTGGGCGCGGCGGAAAGAGGTCGCCTGGGAAGCGGTGCCGGTACTCAGCGTCGGGGCCTGGATGCTGCGCCAACCCAGAGGGTGGAACCCGCTCAAGCCCCTGCCGGCGGTCGGCGGCACGCCGGCACTGCATGCCGTGGAGCCCGATGAGCAGGATGTCTGGATGGATCTCGGCGAGCGCGTCGGCCACACCCTGGTGCTCGGTACGACCCGGGTCGGCAAGACCCGGCTCGCCGAGATCCTGATCACCCAGGACATCCGCCGCGGCGACGTCGTCATCGTCTTCGATCCGAAGGGCGATGCCGATCTGCTGCGCCGTGTCTACGCCGAGGCCAGGCGGGCCGGGCGCGCCAGGGACTTCACCCTGTTTCATCTCGGCTTCCCCGAGGTGTCGGCGCGGTACAACGCCATCGGCAGCTTCTCGCGGATCACCGAGGTGGCGACCCGGATCGCGAACCAGCTGCCCAGCGAGGGCAACTCGGCCGCCTTCAAGGAGTTCGCCTGGCGCTTCGTCAATATCATCGCGCGGGCGCTGGTGGCACTCGGGCGTCGGCCGGACTACCAGCAGATCCGGCGTTACATCAATGACATCGAGCCCCTGTTTGTCGAGTACGCGCGCGAGCACCTGCGCCGCAACGGAGAGGAGAGCTGGTCCGAGGCGGTGGAGGAGATCGCGGGCAAGATCAGTGAGCGTAACCTCTCATCGGCGCTGAAAGGGCGCGACCGGGACGGAATCGCCCTGATGCGCTACCTGCAGGCGCAGGATTTCTATGATCCGGTCCTCGATGGTCTCGTGTCGGCGTTCAAGTACGACAAGACCTACTTCGACAAGATCGTGAGCTCGGTCGGGCCCCTGATGGAGAAGCTGACCACCGGCAAGATCGCCGAGCTCATCTCGCCCGACTACCTGAACGGCGACGACAGCCGCCCCATCTTCGAGTGGCTGGAGGTGATCAGCCGCAAGGGGATCGTCTACGTCGGCCTCGATGCACTGACTGACACGACCGTCGCGAGTGCCGTGGGCAACTCCATGTTCGCCGATCTGGTCTCCGTGGCCGGTCACATCTACAAGCACGGCATTCACGACCCGGCCGAGGAAGGCGCCGCGCCGCAAACGACCCATTTGCCGACGATCTCGATGCACGCCGACGAGTTCAACGAACTGATCGGGGACGAGTTCGTCCCCTTACTGAACAAGGCGGGTGGCGCCGGCTTCCAGGTGACCGCCTACACCCAGACCTGGTCCGACGTGGAGGCGAAGATCGGCAGCCGCGCCAAGGCGGGCCAGGTGGCCGGTAATTTCAACACCCTGATCATGCTGCGGGTCAAGGAACTCGCGACGGCCGAGATGCTCACGGACCAGCTGCCCCGGGTCGAAGCGTTCACCCTCATGAACGTCTCGGGCGTCAACGACTCGTCGGATCCCATGTCCGGCGTCGACTTCCAGTCTCGCAACGAGGATCGCATCAGCGTCTCCGAAGTGCCGATGCTCACGCCTGCCGAACTCGTCCGACTCCCGAAGGGCCAAGCCTTCGCGCTGCTCGAAGGCGGAGGACTCTGGAAGATCCGCATGCCGTTACCCGATGACAAAGGCGATCCAGCGATGCCGCCGAACCTGACGGCCATCGCCAACGAGATGGAGCGTACCTACATCACCAATGACCACTGGTATCGGGCCAACGAGACCTGGTGGCACGCGGTTTCCGATGCCGACGCTCCGGTCACGGGGGAGGGCGCCGGTGGCATCTGA
- a CDS encoding integrating conjugative element protein, producing MARILLATLGLWSAVACAELTVIYDSGATAPLAPYLEAFSELPAAAAVEAQPGDSLGAADLSRLLPVRTPALTPGPVAPRPLSLPNGATLPRPLFLIGVDPQSRQWLEMHRERLAEIHAVGMLVNAESAADLEAIATIARGLPILPASATDIAEILGLQHIPVLISRRGIEQ from the coding sequence ATGGCAAGGATCCTCCTGGCGACCCTCGGCCTGTGGTCCGCTGTCGCATGCGCAGAACTCACTGTCATCTACGACAGTGGCGCCACCGCGCCCCTCGCGCCGTACCTGGAGGCATTCAGTGAGCTGCCGGCGGCGGCCGCGGTCGAGGCACAGCCCGGCGACAGTCTGGGTGCGGCCGATCTGAGCCGCCTGCTACCAGTTCGGACGCCGGCGCTGACACCGGGGCCAGTGGCACCACGTCCGTTGTCTCTCCCGAACGGGGCGACGCTGCCACGGCCGCTCTTCCTGATTGGCGTGGATCCCCAGTCGCGACAGTGGCTCGAGATGCATCGTGAGCGGCTCGCCGAGATCCACGCGGTCGGGATGCTGGTCAATGCGGAGTCCGCGGCGGATCTGGAGGCCATCGCCACCATCGCGCGGGGCCTGCCGATCCTGCCGGCGTCCGCGACGGACATCGCGGAGATCCTGGGCCTGCAGCACATCCCGGTCCTGATCTCCCGGCGCGGCATCGAGCAATGA